In the Pseudoalteromonas undina genome, one interval contains:
- a CDS encoding NAD-glutamate dehydrogenase: MTRNEGQASVILDNVCKLIQKKVRADNVLLVEKFAKALYSNMSKEDLANRNDSDLYGAALSLWNSLEKNTSDDAVIRVFNPEVAKDGWQSSHTIVEIIAKDMPFLVDSVRMAMTRENIASHLLLHSPLKIQRDKNEKISGLSSLKAEQESTSTKTVFFIEIDRQTDATVIESFKKELESVLVDVSVAVEDWQPIREKLIAVSKSLPKSHKDKNDNEINETVEFLDWLVKDNFTLMGYRQYELSPVQGDYQLKGKMDTSLGLMKNSDAEHTRLLSELPEVARQEARSSNLLILTKTNSLSRVHRPAYIDYVGVKRFDDKGNVIGEDRFIGLFSSNFYNNSAADVPVLKSKINRIMDMCDFAKGTHAYKAVLNILETYPRDELVQARENELLEVAMGVLQIQERDMCRLFVRKDAYGRFLSCMVYVPRERYNTALRRETQAILANAFNSDVKVEFTTYFSESTLARTHYTVRVTDNNIEYNVKDIENNLIEAARTWEDKLQSALLESAGEARGNELNRKYCNAFARSYKEEVLPSAAVVDIEKLEMLSDDNKLEMLFYRPQEEASSNIVRLSLFHKDEPIHLSDVMPMLENFGLRVVGETPYSVKTSDGGVNWVMDFSMLIDSKGMADFDKISARFRAALTSVWANRLENDGFNRLVLMGGLTGRESSILRAYAKYMRQIGVTFSQTYIESTFANYPHIAAKIVNLFSKKFSVKSPASAKTLEKLGLEIYAELENVANLDDDRIIRLYVDMIVATLRTNYFQKDAEGKFKSYISLKIQPSLIPEVPLPVPAFEIFVYSPRVEGVHLRFGKVARGGLRWSDRREDFRTEVLGLVKAQQVKNTVIVPVGSKGGFVCKQLPSEREAFIKEGQECYKIFIRGLLDITDNIDRGEIVPAVDVTRHDEDDAYLVVAADKGTATFSDIANGIANEYNFWLGDAFASGGSVGYDHKKMGITARGAWESVKRHFREMDINCQTTDFTAVAIGDMAGDVFGNGMLLSKHIRLQVAFNHLHIFVDPNPDAAASYPERERLFKLPRSSWEDYNKELISSGGGIFSRAAKSITLTPEMKKMLGTKKASMTPNELIKASLMMDHDLLWNGGIGTYIKHSKETDADVGDRANDALRINGKDLGAKIFGEGGNLGATQLGRIEFAAQGGRVNTDFIDNVGGVACSDNEVNIKILLNGLVAEGDLTRKQRDELLYSMTDEVSELVLKDCYRQTHTLSITQSKGTSTLKEKIRFIHALEKDGKLDRAIEFIPTDEELAERAAAGKDLTRPELSVLVSYAKMVLKESLVTDEITENPYYRQLLVKSFPRPLREKFNDAMDNHPLRKEIIATKLANNIVNDMGLNFMVRMNEETGANEAEIALCYSIASEIFQMRETWLSISDLDNKIPSNVQTEMLYQLRRTVRRATRWFLRHRTKAQSIEQAIEIFSPTFADLSENLTKYIVKTESDRIVSAREELTQSGVPTDIAQRIVSLSSLFSVMDLTQIAQNSNRKIDMVSHTYFKLGAQMGLHWFLDQITNQPVSNHWQALARASYREELDWQQRTLSEVVLNSFEGESSDVDGQIEQWMDSQDLLLQRWKQMLTEFKTSQSHDFAKFSVALRELMLLGHNCDTSAK; this comes from the coding sequence ATGACACGAAATGAAGGCCAAGCCTCGGTTATTTTAGATAACGTCTGTAAGCTTATCCAGAAAAAAGTTCGCGCTGATAATGTGTTACTCGTTGAGAAATTCGCCAAAGCCTTGTACAGCAATATGTCTAAAGAGGATTTGGCAAATCGCAACGACAGTGACTTATATGGTGCTGCACTCAGCCTTTGGAATTCGCTAGAAAAAAATACATCAGATGACGCAGTTATTCGCGTTTTCAACCCTGAAGTGGCAAAAGATGGCTGGCAGTCATCACATACCATTGTAGAGATCATTGCTAAAGACATGCCGTTTTTAGTTGACTCTGTACGTATGGCCATGACACGAGAAAACATTGCCTCTCACTTACTTCTTCATAGTCCACTGAAAATTCAACGTGATAAAAACGAAAAAATATCTGGGTTATCAAGCTTAAAAGCAGAGCAAGAATCAACATCAACAAAAACTGTATTCTTTATAGAAATTGACCGTCAAACAGATGCAACTGTTATTGAGTCTTTCAAAAAAGAGCTTGAATCAGTACTTGTTGATGTATCGGTTGCGGTTGAAGATTGGCAGCCTATTCGCGAAAAATTAATCGCGGTAAGCAAAAGCTTGCCAAAAAGCCATAAAGATAAAAATGACAATGAAATAAATGAAACCGTTGAGTTTTTAGATTGGCTAGTAAAAGACAACTTTACATTAATGGGTTATCGCCAATATGAACTTTCACCAGTTCAGGGCGACTATCAATTAAAAGGTAAAATGGATACCAGCTTAGGGTTAATGAAAAACTCTGATGCTGAGCATACACGTTTGCTTTCTGAGTTACCTGAAGTGGCTCGCCAAGAAGCACGCAGTAGTAACCTATTAATTTTAACTAAAACTAATTCATTGTCTCGCGTTCATCGCCCAGCTTACATAGATTATGTGGGTGTAAAACGTTTTGATGACAAAGGCAATGTTATTGGTGAAGATCGTTTTATCGGTTTGTTTTCATCAAACTTTTACAACAATAGCGCTGCTGATGTACCGGTTCTTAAAAGTAAAATTAATCGTATTATGGATATGTGTGACTTCGCTAAAGGGACACATGCATACAAAGCCGTATTAAATATATTAGAAACCTACCCACGTGACGAACTGGTACAAGCTCGTGAGAATGAGTTACTAGAAGTTGCCATGGGCGTGTTGCAAATACAAGAACGCGACATGTGTCGTTTATTTGTTCGTAAAGATGCATATGGCCGTTTTTTATCATGCATGGTTTATGTACCACGTGAGCGTTATAACACAGCGCTTCGCCGCGAAACGCAAGCTATTTTAGCTAACGCATTTAATTCTGACGTTAAAGTCGAATTTACTACCTATTTCTCTGAGTCTACACTGGCGCGTACCCATTACACTGTTCGTGTGACCGACAACAATATTGAATATAACGTGAAAGACATAGAAAACAACCTAATAGAAGCCGCTCGTACTTGGGAAGACAAATTACAATCAGCCTTACTTGAATCTGCTGGTGAGGCCCGTGGTAATGAATTAAACCGTAAATATTGCAATGCCTTTGCACGCTCATACAAAGAAGAAGTATTACCTAGCGCTGCAGTGGTCGATATTGAAAAGCTAGAAATGCTAAGCGATGATAACAAGTTAGAAATGTTGTTCTATCGTCCACAAGAAGAAGCAAGCAGCAATATTGTGCGTTTAAGCTTATTCCATAAAGATGAACCAATTCATTTATCTGATGTTATGCCAATGCTTGAAAACTTTGGTCTACGTGTTGTAGGTGAAACGCCATACTCGGTTAAAACTAGTGATGGTGGCGTAAATTGGGTCATGGACTTCTCTATGCTAATTGATAGCAAAGGGATGGCTGATTTTGATAAGATCTCTGCACGTTTTCGTGCTGCATTAACCAGTGTATGGGCAAACCGTTTAGAAAACGATGGCTTTAACCGTCTAGTGTTAATGGGTGGTTTAACGGGTCGTGAATCATCAATTTTACGTGCATACGCAAAATACATGCGCCAAATAGGGGTTACTTTCTCGCAAACGTATATTGAAAGTACCTTTGCAAATTACCCGCATATTGCCGCTAAAATTGTTAACTTATTCTCTAAAAAGTTCTCTGTAAAAAGCCCTGCAAGTGCTAAAACACTTGAAAAACTAGGCTTAGAAATTTATGCAGAGTTAGAAAACGTAGCGAACCTTGATGATGATCGTATTATCCGTTTATACGTTGATATGATTGTTGCTACATTACGTACGAACTACTTCCAAAAAGATGCTGAAGGCAAATTTAAGTCGTACATCTCACTTAAAATTCAGCCAAGTTTAATTCCAGAAGTCCCACTACCTGTGCCAGCGTTTGAGATATTTGTTTATTCTCCACGTGTTGAAGGTGTGCATTTACGTTTTGGTAAAGTTGCCCGTGGTGGATTGCGTTGGTCAGATCGTCGTGAAGATTTCCGTACAGAAGTACTTGGCTTAGTAAAAGCGCAACAAGTTAAAAATACCGTGATTGTACCGGTAGGTTCAAAAGGTGGATTTGTATGTAAACAACTACCTAGTGAACGTGAAGCGTTTATTAAAGAAGGCCAAGAATGTTATAAAATCTTCATTCGTGGTTTATTAGATATCACAGACAATATTGACCGTGGTGAAATTGTACCTGCTGTTGATGTTACACGCCATGATGAAGACGATGCGTACCTAGTAGTAGCAGCGGATAAAGGCACAGCAACATTCTCTGATATTGCCAATGGTATCGCAAACGAATATAACTTCTGGCTAGGTGATGCGTTTGCATCAGGTGGTTCTGTAGGTTATGACCATAAGAAGATGGGTATTACAGCACGTGGCGCTTGGGAGTCTGTAAAACGTCATTTCCGTGAAATGGATATTAACTGTCAAACCACAGACTTTACAGCAGTAGCTATCGGGGACATGGCCGGTGACGTATTTGGTAACGGTATGCTGTTATCAAAGCACATTCGCTTGCAAGTGGCGTTTAATCACTTACATATCTTTGTTGATCCAAACCCAGATGCAGCAGCTTCTTATCCAGAGCGTGAGCGTTTATTTAAATTACCGCGTTCATCATGGGAAGATTACAACAAAGAATTAATCTCAAGCGGTGGTGGTATTTTCTCGCGTGCTGCTAAGTCGATTACGCTGACCCCTGAAATGAAAAAGATGTTAGGCACTAAAAAAGCTAGTATGACGCCGAATGAATTGATCAAAGCATCATTAATGATGGACCATGATTTATTGTGGAATGGTGGTATAGGGACTTACATCAAGCATTCTAAAGAAACGGATGCAGATGTTGGAGATCGTGCTAACGATGCGCTGCGCATTAACGGTAAAGATCTTGGTGCTAAAATATTTGGCGAAGGCGGTAACTTAGGTGCAACCCAATTAGGTCGTATTGAGTTTGCAGCACAAGGCGGTCGTGTAAATACTGACTTCATCGATAACGTAGGTGGTGTTGCGTGTTCAGATAACGAAGTAAATATTAAAATTTTACTTAATGGTTTAGTTGCTGAAGGCGACTTAACGCGTAAGCAACGTGATGAGTTACTTTACTCAATGACCGATGAAGTGTCTGAATTAGTACTTAAAGATTGTTATCGTCAAACGCACACTTTGTCGATCACTCAATCTAAAGGGACCTCAACGCTTAAAGAAAAAATTCGCTTTATTCATGCACTTGAAAAAGACGGTAAGCTAGACCGTGCAATTGAGTTTATTCCTACAGATGAAGAGTTAGCAGAGCGCGCCGCTGCAGGTAAGGATTTAACACGCCCTGAGCTATCTGTATTAGTTTCTTACGCGAAAATGGTGCTAAAAGAGTCTTTGGTAACGGATGAAATTACTGAGAATCCATATTACCGTCAGTTATTAGTTAAATCATTCCCGCGCCCATTACGTGAGAAGTTTAATGATGCTATGGATAATCATCCACTACGCAAAGAGATTATTGCCACTAAGTTAGCAAATAATATTGTTAATGATATGGGCTTAAACTTTATGGTGCGAATGAATGAAGAAACCGGTGCAAACGAAGCTGAAATTGCATTGTGTTATTCAATCGCAAGTGAAATTTTCCAAATGCGTGAAACATGGTTATCTATTAGTGATTTAGATAATAAAATACCATCGAACGTACAAACAGAAATGTTATACCAGTTACGTCGTACAGTTCGTCGCGCTACACGTTGGTTCCTTCGTCATCGCACGAAAGCACAATCAATTGAGCAAGCGATTGAAATTTTCTCACCAACATTTGCCGATTTAAGTGAAAACTTAACTAAATACATCGTTAAAACAGAAAGCGATCGTATTGTAAGTGCCCGTGAAGAACTAACACAAAGCGGTGTACCTACAGATATCGCACAGCGCATTGTGTCGTTATCAAGTTTGTTCTCGGTAATGGATTTAACGCAAATTGCTCAAAACTCTAATCGTAAAATCGATATGGTGTCGCACACTTACTTTAAATTAGGTGCGCAAATGGGACTACATTGGTTCTTAGATCAAATCACTAATCAACCGGTTTCTAACCATTGGCAGGCATTAGCGCGTGCATCATATCGTGAAGAGTTAGATTGGCAGCAACGCACCTTGTCAGAAGTGGTATTAAACAGCTTTGAAGGTGAAAGCAGTGATGTAGATGGTCAAATTGAACAATGGATGGATAGTCAAGATCTGTTACTTCAACGTTGGAAGCAAATGTTGACAGAGTTTAAAACATCGCAAAGTCACGATTTTGCTAAGTTCTCAGTGGCATTAAGAGAGCTCATGTTACTTGGTCACAACTGTGATACATCAGCAAAGTAA
- the pyrD gene encoding quinone-dependent dihydroorotate dehydrogenase: protein MFYDLARRFMFTRDAEWAHDFALNNLRRFANTPLSAAWSQSVANKPVNFLGLEFKNPVGLAAGLDKNAECIEAFAQMGFGFVEVGTVTPRPQAGNDKPRIFRLPQSNAIINRMGFNNKGVDNLVNNVKAAKYDGILGINIGKNKDTPNEQGKDDYIHCMRKVFEHASYITVNISSPNTPGLRDLQYGAALDDLLQSLKNEQLDLIAKHNKHVPMLVKIAPDLDPIQIEQVSESLLNNKIDGVIATNTTLERSLVQGQQYADEAGGLSGAPVRERSTHVVSELKRLTNNQLPIIGVGGIDDAKSAKEKFNAGADLVQVYTGFIYKGPQLVKSIINDL from the coding sequence ATGTTCTACGATTTAGCTCGCCGTTTTATGTTTACCCGTGATGCGGAGTGGGCCCATGATTTTGCTCTTAATAACTTACGTCGCTTTGCTAACACGCCATTAAGTGCTGCATGGTCACAAAGCGTGGCAAATAAACCAGTGAACTTTTTAGGCCTCGAATTTAAAAACCCAGTAGGGCTTGCTGCAGGCCTTGATAAAAATGCGGAGTGTATTGAGGCATTCGCTCAAATGGGTTTTGGCTTTGTAGAAGTGGGTACAGTAACACCGCGTCCTCAAGCGGGGAACGATAAGCCGCGGATATTCAGGTTGCCGCAGTCAAATGCGATTATTAATCGTATGGGCTTTAATAACAAAGGTGTTGATAATTTAGTTAACAATGTTAAAGCAGCTAAATACGATGGTATTTTAGGTATCAATATTGGTAAAAATAAAGATACACCAAATGAGCAGGGCAAAGATGATTACATTCACTGTATGCGTAAAGTGTTTGAGCATGCATCATACATCACTGTAAACATTTCATCACCCAATACCCCAGGCTTACGAGACCTGCAATATGGCGCAGCATTAGATGACTTATTACAAAGCTTGAAAAACGAACAGCTTGATTTAATTGCCAAGCATAATAAGCATGTGCCTATGTTGGTGAAAATTGCGCCAGACCTAGATCCAATTCAAATTGAACAAGTGAGCGAGTCACTGTTAAATAATAAAATTGATGGTGTTATAGCCACAAATACCACCTTAGAGCGTAGCTTAGTGCAAGGTCAGCAGTATGCTGATGAGGCAGGCGGTTTATCAGGAGCGCCAGTTAGGGAGCGTTCCACCCATGTTGTTTCTGAACTCAAGCGTTTAACAAACAATCAGTTACCTATTATTGGTGTGGGTGGTATTGATGATGCTAAATCAGCAAAAGAAAAATTTAATGCGGGTGCAGATTTAGTTCAAGTTTATACCGGTTTCATATACAAAGGACCGCAATTGGTCAAGTCGATCATTAACGACTTATAA
- a CDS encoding cell division protein ZapC, which translates to MLQASKQWQWIACAEKNRLLLDLNDDMQLCTPYKLRQLTDCAFENPYFSLEDADFYEQVYYYLAQFNLWNPAQLCQIALNATAVKFQLKPVLAKSWFFKPYTGSTPSTEAVINLSSESQTGEFLIIEHCPDASVCINLSETFALDDNLSLAQFEVIRVLNNRVHPLITSQYDSQTA; encoded by the coding sequence ATGTTACAAGCGTCAAAGCAATGGCAGTGGATAGCGTGTGCTGAAAAAAACCGCTTACTGCTTGATTTAAATGACGATATGCAACTTTGTACACCTTATAAGCTTAGACAGCTCACCGATTGTGCTTTTGAAAACCCATACTTCAGCCTTGAAGATGCAGACTTTTATGAGCAAGTTTATTATTACCTTGCGCAGTTTAATTTATGGAATCCTGCCCAGTTATGCCAAATAGCGCTCAATGCAACGGCAGTTAAATTTCAATTAAAACCAGTGTTGGCAAAAAGTTGGTTTTTTAAACCGTATACTGGTAGTACACCTAGTACTGAAGCGGTTATTAATTTAAGCTCAGAATCACAAACTGGCGAGTTTTTAATTATAGAGCATTGTCCAGATGCTTCTGTGTGCATTAATTTAAGTGAAACCTTTGCACTAGATGACAATCTATCACTTGCCCAGTTTGAAGTTATCCGCGTTTTAAACAACCGAGTTCACCCCTTAATTACCTCACAGTACGATAGCCAAACAGCTTAG
- the rlmKL gene encoding bifunctional 23S rRNA (guanine(2069)-N(7))-methyltransferase RlmK/23S rRNA (guanine(2445)-N(2))-methyltransferase RlmL → MQFIALTSIGIENLLVDELTELGATVSKQTVGSVRFEADSLLAQKVCLSTRFATRVLMLIEEKEGVNDKDSLYKFARLQPWQEWFGPTQTFAVDFNGTNDSLKNTQFSGLVIKDAIVDYFNDLFEQRPNVDKQDANVRVVARLNRHGVSLYIDYSGPRLSERGYRQGQGKAPIKEHLAAAIIKRSGWLENVNQPLFDPCCGAGTILIEAAGMARNEAPGLFREGFAFERLPSFRVAKFKELKEQLLANITDPKLWLIGHDYDAQVLDKAIANAQRAELDTVIKFKQSDATKLTSVAKLPGVVISNLPYGERIGSMAELVNLHRSLGVGFKKHFNHWKLALLGMDESLFKLLKLVKQKRYKFKNGPLDVELNLYQLDDKQVSLTSDDKPALNFEGSMAFANRLKKNKQGLKNWLKQNQVHAYRVYDADIPEYNVAVDIYGDSAVIFEYAAPKEIDEKTSEKRLQDVISLTAQQLDIAPENIAVKVRKKQKGEEQYTPMAKQNRTMVVEEFGAKFKVNLFDYLDTGLFLDHRLARRYIQENAKDKRFLNLFAYTGTASVHAAIGGAKAITTVDLSKTYLKWGQDNFALNDISNTRYRFEQADCLKWLEYAQGQYDLIFLDPPTFSNSKRMKDAFDVQNDHIKLLTWVKKILSPSGTLIFSNNKRGFVMDEVGLMGLGLKAENISEKTLSPDFKRNKKIHNSWLIKHG, encoded by the coding sequence TTGCAATTTATCGCACTTACTTCTATCGGAATCGAAAATTTATTGGTTGATGAACTTACAGAACTTGGCGCTACGGTGTCAAAGCAAACTGTGGGTTCTGTTCGCTTTGAGGCTGACTCATTGCTAGCGCAAAAAGTGTGTTTATCTACACGCTTTGCTACGCGTGTACTTATGCTTATTGAAGAAAAAGAAGGCGTAAATGACAAAGACAGCTTGTACAAATTTGCACGCTTACAACCTTGGCAAGAATGGTTTGGCCCAACACAAACTTTTGCTGTTGATTTTAATGGCACAAACGATTCACTTAAAAATACCCAGTTTTCTGGTTTAGTAATTAAAGATGCGATTGTTGATTACTTTAACGATTTATTTGAACAGCGACCAAATGTAGATAAGCAAGATGCCAATGTGCGAGTGGTTGCACGTTTAAATCGTCATGGCGTTTCACTTTATATTGATTACTCAGGGCCGCGTTTATCAGAGCGTGGTTACCGTCAAGGTCAAGGCAAAGCACCCATAAAAGAGCATTTAGCTGCGGCAATAATAAAACGTAGTGGCTGGCTCGAAAATGTCAATCAACCACTATTCGATCCATGTTGTGGTGCCGGCACTATTTTAATAGAAGCGGCTGGAATGGCACGTAATGAAGCGCCTGGATTATTCCGTGAAGGATTTGCGTTTGAGCGTTTACCTAGCTTTAGAGTGGCAAAATTCAAAGAACTTAAAGAGCAACTTTTAGCGAATATTACTGATCCTAAATTATGGTTAATTGGCCATGATTACGATGCACAAGTACTTGATAAAGCGATTGCTAATGCGCAGCGTGCAGAGCTTGATACGGTGATTAAATTTAAGCAAAGCGATGCGACAAAACTGACGAGCGTTGCAAAATTGCCGGGTGTTGTTATTTCTAACTTACCTTATGGTGAGCGTATTGGTTCTATGGCTGAACTTGTAAACTTGCATCGTAGCTTAGGTGTTGGTTTTAAAAAGCACTTTAATCATTGGAAACTCGCTCTACTGGGCATGGATGAAAGCCTGTTTAAATTACTTAAATTAGTGAAGCAAAAACGCTATAAATTTAAAAATGGCCCCCTTGATGTTGAATTAAACCTGTATCAGCTTGATGACAAGCAAGTCAGCCTTACCTCTGATGACAAACCCGCTTTAAACTTCGAAGGCTCGATGGCATTTGCTAATCGCCTGAAAAAGAACAAGCAAGGTTTAAAAAATTGGCTTAAGCAAAATCAAGTCCATGCGTATCGTGTTTACGATGCAGATATTCCTGAATACAACGTTGCGGTTGATATTTATGGTGATTCAGCGGTTATTTTTGAATACGCAGCACCGAAAGAGATTGATGAAAAAACCTCTGAGAAGCGTTTACAAGATGTTATTAGCTTGACAGCACAACAACTTGATATTGCACCTGAAAACATTGCTGTAAAAGTACGTAAAAAGCAAAAAGGTGAAGAGCAATATACACCCATGGCTAAGCAAAATAGAACCATGGTAGTAGAAGAGTTTGGTGCTAAGTTTAAAGTTAATTTATTTGACTACTTAGACACGGGGCTATTTTTAGATCATCGCCTTGCACGTCGTTACATTCAAGAAAACGCAAAAGATAAGCGCTTTTTGAACCTGTTTGCATACACAGGAACCGCCTCAGTTCATGCAGCCATTGGTGGCGCAAAAGCGATTACTACCGTTGATTTATCTAAAACCTACTTAAAGTGGGGTCAAGATAACTTTGCGCTTAACGATATTAGCAATACACGTTATCGTTTTGAGCAAGCAGATTGTTTAAAATGGCTAGAGTATGCACAAGGGCAGTATGACCTGATCTTTTTAGATCCGCCTACTTTTTCAAATTCTAAACGAATGAAAGACGCGTTTGATGTGCAAAACGACCACATTAAGCTGTTAACTTGGGTTAAAAAAATATTGAGCCCATCGGGTACGCTAATATTCTCTAATAATAAACGCGGTTTTGTAATGGATGAAGTTGGCTTGATGGGGTTAGGGTTAAAAGCAGAAAATATTTCTGAAAAAACCTTATCTCCTGACTTTAAACGAAATAAAAAAATTCATAATAGCTGGTTAATTAAACATGGCTAA
- a CDS encoding glutaredoxin family protein: protein MAKWILYHTDGCHLCEQAEQLLKPLLSSTDELQLIDIMSDDALILEYQISIPVLKNQQGQQLFWPFTAPQAQQFLAQAE, encoded by the coding sequence ATGGCTAAGTGGATTTTATATCACACCGACGGCTGCCACTTGTGCGAGCAAGCAGAGCAGCTGTTAAAACCGTTACTTTCATCAACCGATGAATTACAACTTATTGATATTATGAGCGATGACGCATTAATTTTAGAGTATCAAATAAGCATTCCGGTTTTAAAAAATCAACAAGGCCAACAATTATTTTGGCCTTTTACTGCACCTCAGGCGCAGCAGTTTTTAGCGCAAGCAGAATAA
- a CDS encoding ABC transporter ATP-binding protein, translating into MDLIRISKAQLAYGTHPLLDNADAVIESGERVCIVGRNGAGKSTLLKVLDGQVILDDGEINQVGSLKISRLEQDPPKGASGTVFDYVAQGMPEIANLLIDFHHVSTQLQTDCTDQLLNKLERLSNKLEAADGWRFDSRIQLVLTQLELTPDAKLESLSGGWLRKVALARALVSEPDLLLLDEPTNHLDMTSVMWLEQFLKEFKGGIVFISHDRAFIRAVATRILDLDRGKLISYPGDYATYLEQKAHDLKVEETQNALFDKRLAEEEAWIRQGVKARRTRNEGRVRELKQLRNERKQRVEQVGKTDFNIETADRSGKLVFEAKHLNHAFKDKVIADDFSTLVMRGDRIGLVGPNGIGKTTLLKLLFGDLKADSGEIKQGVNLEFAYFDQYREKLDEEATVQDNVAEGKQEVMMGGRSRHVLGYLQDFLFPPARARTPVKALSGGEKNRLLLAKLFLKPSNILVLDEPTNDLDIETLELLEDIINQYQGTVLIVSHDREFIDNTCSSVWAFEGNGKVTDIVGGYSDYEAYTNYLAEQHKELQKQPVKKVEKTEPTPVKSNNKANKLSYKLKLELEQLPNKMEQLEAELEKQQERVSHEDFFKQDSDITAKELNHLAQLESDLEAAFERWEELEELKNQ; encoded by the coding sequence ATGGATTTAATTAGAATTTCAAAAGCACAATTAGCTTACGGTACACACCCATTACTTGATAATGCAGATGCAGTAATCGAAAGTGGCGAACGTGTGTGTATTGTAGGTCGCAATGGTGCAGGTAAATCAACGCTTTTAAAAGTACTCGACGGTCAAGTAATACTTGATGATGGCGAAATAAACCAAGTTGGTAGTTTAAAAATATCGCGTTTAGAGCAAGATCCACCTAAAGGGGCAAGTGGCACTGTATTTGATTATGTTGCCCAAGGTATGCCCGAAATTGCTAACTTACTTATTGACTTTCATCATGTAAGCACACAATTGCAAACAGATTGCACTGATCAACTATTAAATAAATTAGAGCGTTTATCTAATAAATTAGAGGCGGCAGATGGCTGGCGTTTTGATAGCCGAATTCAGCTTGTACTTACTCAATTAGAGCTAACTCCTGATGCGAAACTTGAGTCGCTTTCTGGTGGTTGGTTACGTAAAGTTGCATTAGCGCGTGCTTTAGTGAGTGAGCCTGATTTATTACTGCTCGATGAGCCTACTAACCACTTGGATATGACAAGTGTAATGTGGTTAGAGCAATTCCTAAAAGAATTTAAAGGCGGCATTGTATTTATATCTCATGACCGTGCATTTATTCGAGCTGTTGCTACACGTATTTTAGATTTAGATCGCGGTAAGCTAATTTCTTATCCTGGTGATTATGCCACTTACTTAGAACAAAAAGCGCATGATTTAAAAGTAGAAGAAACACAAAATGCATTGTTTGATAAACGCTTAGCGGAAGAAGAAGCGTGGATCCGCCAAGGTGTTAAAGCTCGTCGAACCCGTAATGAAGGCCGTGTTCGTGAGCTGAAACAATTACGTAATGAACGTAAACAACGTGTGGAACAAGTAGGTAAAACTGATTTCAATATCGAAACAGCGGATCGTTCAGGTAAACTAGTATTTGAAGCTAAACACTTAAATCATGCATTTAAAGACAAAGTGATAGCTGATGATTTCTCTACCTTAGTGATGCGTGGCGATCGTATTGGTTTGGTGGGGCCTAATGGTATTGGTAAAACAACGCTATTAAAATTATTGTTTGGTGATTTAAAAGCAGACAGTGGTGAAATAAAGCAAGGTGTTAACTTAGAGTTTGCATATTTCGATCAGTACCGTGAGAAGCTTGATGAAGAAGCGACCGTTCAAGATAACGTTGCTGAAGGTAAGCAAGAAGTGATGATGGGCGGACGCTCACGTCACGTGTTAGGCTATTTACAAGACTTTTTATTTCCGCCAGCACGTGCTCGTACACCGGTAAAAGCACTTTCAGGTGGTGAGAAAAACAGGTTGTTATTAGCCAAGTTATTTTTGAAACCTTCAAATATATTAGTGCTCGATGAGCCTACCAATGACTTAGATATAGAAACATTAGAGCTACTTGAAGATATTATTAACCAATATCAAGGTACTGTGCTTATAGTAAGTCACGACCGAGAGTTTATTGATAATACCTGTTCGAGTGTTTGGGCATTTGAAGGTAACGGCAAAGTTACTGATATAGTTGGTGGCTACAGTGATTATGAAGCTTATACCAACTATTTGGCGGAGCAGCACAAAGAGTTGCAAAAGCAGCCAGTCAAAAAAGTTGAAAAAACAGAGCCAACGCCAGTTAAAAGCAATAACAAAGCAAATAAACTCTCTTACAAATTAAAACTTGAACTAGAGCAACTACCTAATAAAATGGAGCAACTTGAAGCTGAACTTGAAAAACAACAAGAACGAGTAAGTCATGAAGATTTTTTCAAGCAAGACAGTGATATAACAGCCAAGGAATTGAACCATTTAGCCCAACTTGAGTCTGACCTTGAAGCCGCTTTTGAGCGTTGGGAAGAACTTGAAGAATTAAAGAATCAGTAG